A DNA window from Trichosurus vulpecula isolate mTriVul1 chromosome 2, mTriVul1.pri, whole genome shotgun sequence contains the following coding sequences:
- the LOC118839126 gene encoding elongin-B, with product MDVFLMIRRHKTTIFTDAKESSTVFELKRIVEGILKRPPDEQRLYKDDQLLDDSKTLGECGFTSQTARPQAPATVGLAFRADDVFETLRIESFSSPPELPDVMKPQDSGSGTNEQAVQ from the coding sequence ATGGACGTGTTCCTGATGATCCGGCGCCACAAGACCACGATCTTCACAGACGCGAAGGAGTCGAGCACAGTGTTCGAGCTGAAGCGCATCGTGGAAGGCATCCTCAAGAGGCCCCCGGATGAGCAGCGGCTCTACAAGGATGACCAGCTGCTGGATGACAGTAAGACCCTGGGCGAGTGTGGCTTCACAAGTCAGACAGCCAGGCCTCAAGCACCAGCCACTGTGGGGCTGGCCTTTCGAGCCGATGATGTATTTGAAACCTTGCGCATCGAGTCTTTCTCCAGCCCTCCAGAACTGCCAGATGTCATGAAGCCTCAAGACTCTGGAAGTGGCACCAATGAGCAAGCTGTGCAGTGA